The DNA segment GCCGAATTTTCCTGCAGGGGACCCGCGGTCCCGCCTGACTCTCGTCATCGGCCATGGCTGAAATAAGCGCTCGTTTCGGGTCACTCGTCAAACATTTTTGTGCGTTATTTGACATTTGTTCATATATCGCACAAAATGAGCAAACAAACGAGATGAGCGAATCATGCGGGAAACGGATTTCGTCAGCGGCTTTGCGCGCGGGCTGAAGGTTATCGAGGCCTTCGGGGAGGCGCGGCCCCGCCTGACGATTGCAGAGGCTGCGAAGATCACAGATCTCGACCGTGCCACGGTGCGGCGCTCGCTGCTCACACTTTCCGAGCTCGGCTATGCCGACTACGACGGCAAGTTCTTCACGCTGACGCCGAAAATCCTGCGGCTCGGCCATGCCTATCTGTCGGCGACGCCTCTGCCTGCGCTCGTCCAGCCCTATCTGGACCAGCTTTCGGAAAAGGCGGGCCAGAGCGCCTCGGCCTCGGTGCTCGACGGCACGGAGGTCGTCTATGTGGCGCGTGCCTCGCAGCGGCGGGTGATGTCGATCAACCTGATGCCAGGATCGCGCCTTCCCGCCTATTGCGCCTCGATGGGCCGCGTGCTGCTCGCCGCACTTCCTGAAGCGGAGGCGCGCGAGATCCTGAAGCGCACCGAGCTCAAGGCCAACACGCCACGCACGAAAACCGATCCGGAAGAACTGATACAGGAACTGCGCCGGGTTCGCGAACAGGGCTATGCGGTCATCGACCAGGAGCTGGAGCTCGGGCTTTGCTCAATCGCGGCGCCGTTGATGAACGCGCGCGGCCAGGTGGTCGCGGCGCTCAATATCGGTGCCCCGGCCGCCCATGTCGCGGCCTCCGAACTCGCGGAACGCTACCTGCCCCTGCTCAAGGAGACGCAAATCGCGCTGCGGCCGCTTGTGCAATAATGCGTCGAAGTGGTGAAAACGAGCTTTGCCGGCACCGCCGGCTGCGACAGTCTGTAACTGGACATGAACCGGAAACAGGCTAGCATGAGCTTATGGATAGACTCGCCCGCATCGTCGCGATTGTCTTGCTCGTAGTATTTGCCACGGGCACCGTTGCGCATGCGGCGAATGCGACCAGCATGTCCTTTACCATGTCTCCCGCCGCGATGGCCGACGGAGACATGGGCGATTGCGATGGCTGTCCGCCAGGTGACGACGGCAAAACCTCGCTCTGCGCCCAATTCTGTCTTGCAACCTTCATCGCGGTTCCGACTGCCGCGGAGCTTGAACTCCCCGTTTTGGCGGTCGATCTTGCAACGCTGCCAGCAGAAGAGATAACCGGCCGCACCGGCCCGCCCGATCTTCCACCACCACGAACCATCGTCCTTTAGCCGGCATCGGCCGGGCATGCCCGGTTGCCGGCGCCAACGGCCATACGTGGCGGACCCTTCCGCTGCCTGTGATCGCTGTTCGCATGAGACGCCTTCCGGCGCGATGCGAAACATTATCGGCTCTTCAGGATGGTTGAACCATGTCCCGATACCCTGCGCCGGCGCTGACGCGTCGAGCCTTTATCGCATCGGCGGCCGCAAGCGCGACCGGTGCAATGTTTCCTTTTTTGCCGGCCTCGCCGGCCACTGCCGCCCAGCATGAGATCTCGTTGCGGGCCGCCATTGGGCGTGTTCGCCTCGTGCCGCCCGGCGAGATGGCCGCCTGGTTGTACAACGGCACCGTTCCCGGCCCGGAGATCCGCCTCCGCCAGGGCGAGCGGCTGCGCGTGGCGGTCGACAACGCGCTTCCCGAGGAAACAACGATCCACTGGCATGGGGTGCGCGTACCAA comes from the Sinorhizobium garamanticum genome and includes:
- a CDS encoding IclR family transcriptional regulator codes for the protein MRETDFVSGFARGLKVIEAFGEARPRLTIAEAAKITDLDRATVRRSLLTLSELGYADYDGKFFTLTPKILRLGHAYLSATPLPALVQPYLDQLSEKAGQSASASVLDGTEVVYVARASQRRVMSINLMPGSRLPAYCASMGRVLLAALPEAEAREILKRTELKANTPRTKTDPEELIQELRRVREQGYAVIDQELELGLCSIAAPLMNARGQVVAALNIGAPAAHVAASELAERYLPLLKETQIALRPLVQ